In Zingiber officinale cultivar Zhangliang chromosome 11B, Zo_v1.1, whole genome shotgun sequence, a single window of DNA contains:
- the LOC122034921 gene encoding alpha-1,3-arabinosyltransferase XAT2-like, which produces MTGTQAKFFRSFSRVELQTLSFVIFTGFFLVSVTLLVLSAGHFVPFPSLGSWLSPRASLLTRAGENDTNNQNVDLRSKPLCDTSDRRADICDMEGDIRIQASSSSIFYVTSSIRNSATELQGTWKIKPHPRKGDRPAMSGVTEMSVGYLSAKQEAPKCDINSTVPAIIFATGGYMGNFFHEVSDSIIPLYISSHKFDGEVQFLISEMLPWWMAKYELLLKKLTHHEIINFNKDAMVRCYPRVIVGITFHKDMGIDPARSGGVTMFDFGRFIRSTYSLERETATKLQGANPEKRPRLLIIARSRTRRFTNVDEIARMVGWQGFEPVVAEMKKNQSLAEFARLVNSCDAILGVHGAGLTNLIFLPTNAVVIQVVPLGGMDNFCYADYGVPTLEMKMKYLQYGIGVMESSLVDRYGITDPVVINPKSVQAQKEGWRNWTLIYFFNQDVKLDVARFSSFLTHAHELLRE; this is translated from the exons ATGACGGGGACCCAGGCCAAGTTCTTCAGGAGCTTCAGCAGAGTTGAGCTCCAGACTCTGAGTTTTGTCATCTTCACAGGATTCTTCCTCGTCTCCGTTACCCTCCTTGTGTTGTCTGCAGGCCATTTTGTTCCTTTTCCTTCAT TGGGTTCCTGGCTGTCGCCACGTGCATCTCTTCTTACTAGGGCGGGAGAAAATG ATACAAACAACCAAAATGTGGATCTCCGCAGCAAGCCCTTGTGTGATACTTCGGACAGAAGAGCAGACATATGCGACATGGAGGGTGATATCAGGATCCAAGCAAGCTCCTCCTCCATCTTCTACGTCACTTCCTCAATTCGGAACAGTGCCACAGAACTTCAGGGGACCTGGAAAATAAAACCTCATCCTCGGAAAGGGGATCGCCCTGCAATGTCCGGTGTCACTGAAATGTCAGTAGGCTATTTGAGTGCCAAACAAGAAGCTCCAAAATGTGACATCAACAGCACGGTTCCGGCAATCATCTTTGCAACCGGTGGCTACATGGGCAACTTCTTCCATGAAGTCTCAGATTCGATTATTCCCCTCTACATCTCATCGCATAAGTTCGACGGAGAAGTTCAGTTCCTGATAAGTGAAATGCTGCCTTGGTGGATGGCAAAGTACGAACTCTTGCTGAAGAAGCTAACTCATCATGAAATTATCAACTTCAACAAGGATGCGATGGTTCGGTGTTATCCTCGTGTCATAGTGGGCATTACATTTCACAAGGACATGGGCATTGATCCTGCAAGATCTGGCGGCGTGACGATGTTCGACTTCGGACGGTTCATAAGGAGCACTTACTCATTGGAGAGGGAAACTGCAACTAAGCTGCAAGGAGCCAACCCTGAGAAGCGACCTAGACTTCTGATCATCGCAAGAAGCAGGACGAGAAGATTCACTAATGTTGATGAAATTGCGCGAATGGTAGGATGGCAGGGCTTCGAACCTGTCGTAGCAGAGATGAAGAAAAATCAAAGTTTGGCTGAATTTGCTCGCCTAGTGAACTCCTGCGATGCCATTCTAGGAGTGCATGGTGCAGGACTTACTAATCTCATATTCCTCCCGACCAATGCAGTAGTGATCCAAGTTGTTCCATTGGGAGGAATGGATAACTTCTGCTATGCTGACTACGGAGTGCCTACTTTAGAGATGAAGATGAAGTACTTGCAATATGGCATAGGTGTCATGGAGAGCTCATTGGTCGACCGCTATGGTATTACAGATCCTGTAGTCATAAATCCAAAATCTGTCCAGGCTCAGAAGGAAGGCTGGAGGAATTGGACTTTAATATACTTCTTCAACCAAGATGTGAAGCTTGATGTGGCCAGATTCAGCAGTTTTCTCACACATGCCCACGAGCTCCTTCGTGAATAG
- the LOC122034372 gene encoding beta-1,2-xylosyltransferase XYXT1-like — translation MGFEKSVVRNLSRIEARRLGLALLVGCCLVILIYLVSMSETSVDEQATLTFKIGTDQEAEGEIRQVKPEKEKKAEEQLSLMSLDDNNREPKKPGDKSLLPKKETTQVIEMPKPQLTDSICDFSNFRTEFCDLKGDVRIHGKKKGATAAVVLVSTHRKAEEYMVVPYVRKHMGNVEKVAVRTATAAPACTVNSAVPAIVFALGGFTGNYYHDFTDVLLPLFLTAHEFHGEVQFLITNIQSWWLSKYRPIFELLTRYEFVDLDKSDDVHCRPHALVDLRFHNDLTIDPARAPNGISMLDFTKFLREAYALPRERAVSLRAHPELRPRLLLVARNGTRRFTNVPEIVRAAEAVGFEVVLADADFGNVAGFAEVVNSCDVIMGVHGAGLTNLVFLPTNAVAIQIAPCCDLEGVAEHTYGPPARDSGLLYLQYGISVDESSLLESYPRDHPVFTDPQSIHHQGWFKMGKIYLQQQNVKLDVDRFRPVLIKAIDHLRQ, via the exons ATGGGGTTTGAGAAGTCCGTAGTCAGGAACTTGAGCAGGATCGAAGCAAGGAGGCTTGGCTTGGCCTTGCTTGTGGGATGCTGCTTAGTGATCCTGATCTACCTCGTCTCCATGTCGGAAACCTCCG TTGATGAGCAGGCAACTTTAACCTTCAAGATTGGCACTGATCAAGAGGCAGAAGGCGAGATTAGGCAAGTAAAGCCAG aaaaagaaaagaaagcagaGGAGCAGCTTTCCCTTATGAGTTTGGACGACAATAACAGAGAACCGAAGAAACCAG GTGACAAGAGTCTCCTTCCGAAGAAAGAAACGACCCAAGTGATTGAGATGCCGAAGCCGCAATTAACGGACTCAATCTGCGACTTCTCCAACTTCAGAACGGAGTTTTGCGACCTGAAGGGCGATGTCAGAATCCACGGCAAGAAGAAGGGCGCCACCGCCGCCGTGGTGCTCGTGTCGACCCACCGAAAAGCCGAGGAGTACATGGTCGTCCCCTACGTCCGCAAACACATGGGCAACGTAGAGAAGGTCGCGGTTCGAACCGCTACGGCGGCGCCTGCGTGTACGGTCAACAGCGCCGTCCCCGCCATCGTCTTCGCCCTCGGCGGCTTCACCGGCAACTACTACCACGATTTCACTGACGTGCTCCTTCCCCTGTTCCTGACCGCGCACGAGTTCCACGGCGAGGTCCAGTTCCTGATCACCAACATCCAGTCGTGGTGGCTCAGCAAGTATCGACCCATCTTCGAGCTGCTCACTCGGTACGAATTCGTCGACCTCGACAAGAGCGACGACGTGCACTGCCGGCCGCACGCCCTGGTCGACCTACGCTTCCACAATGACCTCACCATCGACCCCGCTCGCGCGCCCAACGGCATCTCCATGCTCGATTTCACCAAATTCCTGCGCGAGGCGTACGCGCTCCCGCGGGAGCGCGCCGTCAGCCTTCGGGCGCACCCGGAGCTGCGGCCGCGGCTCCTGTTGGTGGCGCGGAACGGCACGCGGCGGTTCACCAACGTGCCGGAGATCGTGCGGGCGGCGGAGGCGGTGGGCTTCGAGGTGGTGCTCGCCGACGCGGACTTCGGGAACGTGGCCGGGTTCGCGGAGGTGGTGAACTCGTGCGACGTGATCATGGGCGTGCACGGCGCCGGGCTCACCAACTTGGTGTTCCTGCCGACGAACGCGGTGGCGATACAGATCGCGCCGTGCTGCGACTTGGAGGGGGTGGCGGAGCACACGTACGGGCCGCCGGCTAGGGATTCGGGGCTGCTCTACTTGCAGTACGGCATCAGCGTGGACGAGAGCTCGCTGTTGGAGTCGTATCCGAGAGATCACCCGGTGTTCACGGACCCGCAGTCGATCCACCATCAAGGCTGGTTCAAAATGGGGAAGATCTACCTACAGCAGCAGAACGTGAAGCTCGACGTCGACAGGTTCAGGCCGGTCTTGATCAAAGCCATCGATCATCTCCGTCAATAG